The following are encoded in a window of Lichenicola cladoniae genomic DNA:
- a CDS encoding helix-turn-helix domain-containing protein, with the protein MSNATPPTLGSLMRALRSRQGLTLRQMSTITGIPFSTLAKVEHDRLTLSYDKLQIVSERLNVRMADLFAEPDDQVPVVANSRRSVGTLANALAVETSNYDYYYLSPELRQKDMIPIVSRVKARSLAEFGDMVRHDGQEFLYVLEGEIVVHTEFYGPTTLSAGGSIYLDSRMGHAYVLAEGCDQALALCVCSTTQEELLDNASRQVTDVPRLPPARARSKKPRRSA; encoded by the coding sequence ATGAGCAACGCGACTCCTCCGACACTGGGCTCGCTGATGCGCGCGCTGCGCAGCCGGCAGGGGCTGACCCTCCGGCAGATGAGCACGATCACAGGGATCCCGTTCTCTACCTTGGCGAAGGTCGAGCATGACCGCCTGACCCTGTCCTACGACAAGTTGCAGATCGTCAGCGAGCGATTGAACGTCCGCATGGCGGACCTCTTCGCCGAACCCGACGACCAGGTGCCGGTGGTGGCCAATAGCCGGCGCAGCGTCGGTACCTTGGCCAATGCGCTGGCGGTCGAGACCTCGAACTACGACTATTATTATCTATCGCCCGAGCTCCGGCAGAAGGACATGATCCCGATCGTGTCGCGCGTGAAGGCCCGGTCGCTGGCCGAGTTCGGAGACATGGTTCGCCATGACGGCCAGGAGTTCCTCTATGTCCTGGAGGGCGAGATCGTCGTGCATACCGAGTTCTACGGTCCCACCACGCTGTCGGCCGGCGGCTCGATCTACCTCGACAGCAGGATGGGGCACGCCTACGTCCTGGCCGAAGGCTGCGACCAGGCGCTGGCGCTCTGCGTGTGCTCGACGACCCAGGAAGAACTGCTCGACAACGCCTCGCGCCAAGTCACCGACGTGCCGCGGCTGCCACCCGCCCGGGCACGATCGAAAAAGCCGCGGCGATCCGCCTGA
- a CDS encoding Glu/Leu/Phe/Val family dehydrogenase gives MTIYTGPVFEMARRQFNLTADHLEIPEDERARLLYPKRAVTVSVPIHMDDGRTEVFQGYRVQHHLTLGPTKGGTRFSANLEVGEVAALAIWMSWKCALAGLPYGGAKGGVACDPPRLSRRELEAVSRRYMQEMIPFVSPQTDVMAPDMGTDEQVMAWFMDTYSMHEGHSVNEIVTGKPVALGGTEGRREATGRGVAHLVGRACSLLEIKPQDCTAVIQGFGNVGSVTTYTLARQYGVKIVGISDHTAAIHDASGLPLEAIEAHMRRHGVLAGFTSQMGIDPHQLLLQPCDILAPCAVERVIDETNAGRLRCRILAEGANGPTTPAADEILAQRQDEVFVIPDILCNSGGVIVSYFEWVQDLQRLFWSETEVNEKLYQLLDQAFTRVVGYAGSNGVSMRNAAMAIGVQKVRAGKTLRGLFP, from the coding sequence ATGACCATCTATACCGGACCGGTCTTCGAGATGGCGCGGCGGCAGTTCAATCTGACGGCGGACCATCTCGAGATACCGGAGGATGAGCGGGCCCGACTGCTCTATCCAAAGCGTGCCGTCACCGTTTCCGTGCCGATCCATATGGATGACGGGCGGACCGAAGTGTTCCAGGGCTACCGGGTGCAGCACCATCTGACGCTCGGCCCGACCAAGGGCGGCACACGGTTCTCGGCCAATCTCGAGGTGGGCGAGGTCGCGGCGCTGGCGATCTGGATGAGCTGGAAATGCGCCCTGGCCGGGCTGCCGTACGGCGGCGCCAAGGGCGGTGTGGCCTGCGATCCGCCGCGTCTGTCGCGTCGCGAGCTCGAGGCGGTCTCACGCCGTTACATGCAGGAGATGATCCCGTTCGTAAGCCCGCAGACCGACGTTATGGCGCCGGACATGGGAACCGACGAGCAGGTGATGGCCTGGTTCATGGACACCTATTCGATGCATGAGGGGCACTCGGTCAACGAGATCGTCACCGGCAAGCCGGTCGCCCTGGGCGGTACCGAGGGTCGGCGAGAAGCCACCGGGCGTGGCGTGGCTCACCTGGTCGGCCGGGCCTGCTCGCTGCTCGAGATCAAGCCGCAGGACTGCACGGCCGTCATCCAGGGTTTCGGCAATGTCGGGAGCGTCACGACCTACACACTGGCCCGGCAGTATGGCGTCAAGATCGTCGGTATCAGCGACCACACCGCGGCGATCCACGATGCCTCGGGCCTTCCGCTCGAGGCGATCGAGGCGCATATGCGCCGGCATGGCGTGCTGGCCGGCTTCACCAGCCAGATGGGGATCGATCCGCATCAACTGCTGCTGCAGCCTTGCGACATCCTGGCCCCCTGCGCGGTCGAGCGCGTCATCGACGAGACCAATGCCGGGCGACTGCGGTGCCGCATCCTCGCCGAAGGCGCGAACGGGCCGACGACGCCCGCCGCGGACGAGATCCTGGCCCAGCGCCAGGACGAGGTGTTCGTCATCCCCGATATCCTGTGCAACTCCGGCGGCGTGATCGTCAGTTACTTCGAGTGGGTGCAGGATCTCCAGCGGCTGTTCTGGAGCGAGACGGAGGTCAACGAGAAGCTGTACCAGCTGCTGGACCAGGCCTTCACTCGGGTGGTCGGCTATGCCGGCAGCAACGGCGTGTCGATGCGCAACGCCGCCATGGCGATCGGCGTGCAGAAGGTCCGCGCCGGCAAGACGCTGCGTGGGCTGTTCCCGTAA
- a CDS encoding serine hydrolase: MKRPHRSASAALLLGLLMLPAAAIAAPPDGFDSRVEALRRTTGIPGLAVAIVENGQTTFLHGYGVQGLEHLRAIDVHTIFPTGSTGKAVTVAALATLVDAGRIGWDDRVIDRLPGFQMYDPWVTREITIRDLLVHRSGLGLGEGDLLFVPRSNITRAEAVKRLRYLKPATSFRYGFAYDNVLYMVVGQMIEAVTGMRWEDYMRDHVLVPARMMDSTADSEPRFADANRAYPHARTDGVVRGLGSQRALDERDELGRSAAPAGGLAISISDMAKWLKLQLADGKLPDGSRLFSEAAHTEMWNPTVLQPIDPEPPELAGTTPIFNTYALGWGVRDYHGAKIVWHEGAVLGFKSIVVLLPEKNVGFAVEINSEDGQILFGLMYELLDHYLGLPPGDWPAKYQAYATRRLQDAAKLVETKTADPARGESSVPLDNYVGVYRDPWYGDVVIARAGGGLSIDFRSTPRMSGPLDHVRYDSFVTRFTDRTIEPALVSFAFDADGHVSRIAMKPASPVADFSYDYGDLDFRPVPPR; encoded by the coding sequence GTGAAACGCCCACACCGTTCGGCATCCGCCGCCCTGCTGCTCGGACTTCTGATGCTGCCCGCTGCGGCGATCGCGGCACCTCCCGACGGCTTCGATAGCCGCGTGGAAGCCCTGCGCCGCACCACCGGCATTCCCGGGCTCGCCGTCGCCATCGTCGAGAACGGCCAGACGACCTTCCTGCACGGCTATGGCGTGCAGGGCCTGGAGCATCTGCGGGCCATCGACGTGCACACGATCTTTCCGACCGGCTCGACCGGAAAAGCCGTTACCGTCGCCGCACTGGCAACACTCGTCGATGCCGGCAGGATCGGCTGGGACGACCGGGTGATCGATCGTCTTCCCGGCTTCCAGATGTACGATCCCTGGGTCACCCGGGAAATCACCATCCGCGATCTGCTCGTGCATCGCAGCGGGCTTGGGCTGGGCGAAGGCGACCTGCTCTTCGTCCCACGCAGCAACATCACGCGCGCGGAGGCGGTGAAACGCCTGCGCTACCTGAAGCCCGCCACGAGTTTCCGCTACGGATTTGCCTACGACAACGTGCTCTACATGGTCGTCGGGCAGATGATCGAGGCGGTGACGGGCATGCGCTGGGAAGATTACATGCGCGACCATGTGCTGGTCCCCGCACGCATGATGGATTCGACTGCCGACAGCGAGCCACGCTTCGCGGACGCAAATCGTGCCTATCCCCACGCACGGACCGACGGTGTCGTGCGCGGGCTGGGTTCGCAACGGGCACTCGACGAGCGCGACGAACTCGGCCGCAGTGCCGCACCGGCGGGCGGCCTGGCGATCAGCATTTCGGACATGGCGAAGTGGCTGAAACTGCAGCTGGCGGACGGCAAATTGCCGGACGGTAGCCGGTTGTTCAGCGAGGCCGCGCATACCGAGATGTGGAACCCGACCGTCCTGCAGCCGATCGACCCGGAGCCACCGGAACTCGCCGGCACGACACCCATTTTCAACACCTACGCGCTTGGCTGGGGAGTGCGCGACTACCACGGTGCGAAGATCGTGTGGCACGAGGGCGCGGTGCTTGGCTTCAAGAGCATCGTGGTGCTGCTGCCGGAAAAGAATGTCGGGTTCGCCGTCGAGATCAACAGCGAGGATGGCCAGATCCTGTTCGGCCTCATGTACGAGCTGCTGGACCATTATCTCGGCCTGCCACCCGGCGACTGGCCTGCGAAATACCAGGCCTATGCGACAAGGCGGCTGCAGGACGCGGCGAAACTGGTCGAGACAAAGACGGCAGACCCGGCCAGGGGAGAATCGTCGGTGCCGCTTGACAACTATGTCGGGGTCTATCGTGACCCGTGGTACGGCGACGTTGTCATCGCGCGCGCCGGCGGCGGTCTCTCGATCGACTTCAGATCGACACCGCGCATGTCGGGGCCGCTGGACCATGTCCGATATGACAGCTTCGTCACCCGCTTCACCGATCGCACGATCGAGCCTGCTCTGGTCAGCTTCGCCTTCGATGCCGACGGGCATGTATCGCGGATCGCCATGAAGCCGGCCTCGCCGGTTGCCGATTTCAGCTACGATTATGGCGATCTCGATTTCCGGCCAGTTCCGCCGCGCTAG
- a CDS encoding serine hydrolase domain-containing protein codes for MLVPAGLVWLAAAAPGPTVDPLAPPVAASSPAAAAQPVAALPGETGAHALTKEDIDSWLDGYLPFALSVDDIAGADVAVVKDGHILTERGYGYADVARRTPVDPDRTLFRPGSVSKLVTWTAVMQLVEQHKLDLDQDVNTYLDFHIPAFDGKPITLRQIMTHTAGFAERAKDISFYNPAYLQSLGDFLKAWTPARIFAAGTTPAYSNWATSLAGYIVQRVSNTPFDDYVEQHIFKPLDMHNSTFRQPLPAGLASQMATGYGQASQPAKRFEIIGPTPAGALSSTAGDMARFMIAHLQNGELNGTRILEPATAEMMHDSPLDRVDPTSLIPPLNRMELGFFETNINGHEVIGHLGDTENFHTILHLFIKDGVGLYVSFNSAGKGGSVQPLRGALFQDFADRYFPQTVPDGHVAADLAMQHARMMTGQWDASRKSAGTFLVSLSLLSQTTISTGPAGELVVSGLTDPSGAIRHWREIAPFVWRDVNGHDRLAAKLVDGKVVRWSWDLASPFEVMDRVPFGRSSVWLLPALMTSLAILLPGFLFWPVRWLLRRHYRASALPAGPLLLADRLSRLAAGLTLAVLIGWALTVSRMLFNPDALTRASDPILWTLQIGGLVVFVSAVLLSGWKTWLVWQPGHSWPGRKWPSRIWSILMLLSSLLVLYVATAFGLLSMTVHY; via the coding sequence ATGCTCGTCCCTGCGGGGCTTGTCTGGCTGGCGGCGGCGGCACCGGGACCGACGGTCGATCCCCTCGCCCCACCGGTCGCGGCCTCCTCGCCCGCGGCGGCGGCACAGCCCGTCGCTGCCCTCCCGGGCGAGACAGGCGCGCATGCCCTGACCAAGGAAGATATCGATAGCTGGCTTGACGGCTACCTGCCGTTCGCGCTCAGCGTCGACGACATTGCAGGCGCGGACGTCGCGGTCGTCAAGGACGGTCATATCCTGACCGAGCGCGGCTATGGCTATGCCGATGTCGCCAGGCGTACTCCGGTAGACCCCGACCGGACATTGTTTCGTCCCGGTTCGGTCTCGAAGCTGGTGACCTGGACCGCGGTCATGCAGCTTGTCGAGCAGCACAAGCTGGATCTCGACCAGGACGTCAATACATACCTGGATTTCCATATCCCGGCATTTGACGGCAAGCCCATCACCCTGCGCCAGATCATGACCCACACGGCAGGGTTTGCGGAGCGGGCGAAGGACATCTCGTTCTACAATCCAGCCTATCTGCAATCACTGGGAGACTTCCTGAAAGCCTGGACGCCGGCGCGCATCTTCGCGGCGGGCACCACGCCGGCCTACTCGAACTGGGCCACCTCACTGGCCGGCTACATCGTGCAGCGCGTGTCGAACACGCCGTTCGACGACTATGTCGAGCAGCACATCTTCAAGCCGCTGGACATGCACAACTCGACCTTCCGGCAGCCGCTACCGGCCGGGCTGGCGTCGCAGATGGCGACCGGTTACGGGCAGGCCTCGCAACCTGCAAAGAGGTTCGAGATAATCGGTCCGACACCGGCCGGCGCTCTATCCTCGACCGCGGGCGACATGGCGCGTTTCATGATCGCCCACCTCCAGAACGGCGAACTCAACGGCACGCGCATCCTTGAGCCTGCCACTGCCGAGATGATGCATGACAGCCCGCTCGACCGAGTGGATCCCACCTCGCTGATCCCCCCGCTCAACCGGATGGAGCTCGGCTTCTTCGAGACCAACATCAACGGCCACGAAGTGATCGGCCATCTCGGCGACACCGAGAATTTCCACACGATCCTGCATCTCTTCATCAAGGATGGCGTCGGGCTCTACGTCTCGTTCAACAGCGCCGGCAAGGGCGGTTCGGTACAGCCGCTGCGTGGGGCGCTGTTCCAGGATTTCGCCGACCGCTATTTTCCGCAGACCGTGCCGGATGGCCATGTGGCAGCGGACCTCGCCATGCAGCACGCGCGCATGATGACAGGCCAGTGGGACGCCAGCCGGAAATCGGCCGGAACCTTCCTGGTGTCTTTGAGCCTGCTCAGTCAAACCACGATCTCCACCGGACCCGCGGGCGAGCTCGTCGTCTCCGGCCTGACCGATCCAAGCGGGGCGATCCGTCATTGGAGAGAGATCGCGCCCTTCGTCTGGCGCGACGTGAACGGGCATGACCGGCTTGCCGCGAAGCTGGTCGATGGCAAGGTGGTGCGCTGGAGCTGGGACCTTGCCTCGCCGTTCGAAGTGATGGACCGCGTGCCGTTCGGCCGTTCATCCGTCTGGCTGTTGCCAGCGCTGATGACGAGCCTGGCCATCCTGCTGCCGGGCTTTTTGTTCTGGCCGGTCCGCTGGCTGCTGCGCCGGCATTACCGAGCGTCTGCACTGCCCGCCGGGCCGCTGCTGCTGGCCGACCGGCTATCGCGTCTCGCCGCCGGGCTGACACTTGCGGTGCTTATCGGCTGGGCCCTCACCGTCTCCCGCATGCTCTTCAACCCCGATGCGCTGACCCGGGCCTCGGATCCCATCCTCTGGACGCTGCAGATCGGCGGCCTCGTGGTGTTCGTGTCGGCGGTGCTGTTGAGCGGCTGGAAGACCTGGCTCGTCTGGCAGCCCGGTCACAGCTGGCCCGGTCGAAAATGGCCCAGCCGCATCTGGAGCATCCTGATGCTGCTGTCGTCGCTGCTGGTGCTTTATGTCGCCACGGCCTTCGGCCTGCTCTCCATGACGGTGCATTACTGA
- a CDS encoding DUF4174 domain-containing protein, with protein MALGLMTLMGATQSPSRLVIVVGQPNDPRVIQQHATLDQDAAALRERDVVVRGMTPEAAQHEWPDPGDKPEVIFEVLLIGKDGGVKLRRTTPVASSEITRLIDTMPMRQREMK; from the coding sequence ATGGCACTCGGTTTGATGACACTCATGGGAGCCACTCAGTCACCCAGCCGGCTGGTAATAGTGGTGGGGCAGCCTAATGATCCGCGGGTAATCCAGCAGCACGCCACGCTGGATCAGGACGCCGCAGCATTGCGCGAGCGGGACGTGGTGGTTCGGGGCATGACGCCTGAGGCTGCACAGCACGAGTGGCCTGATCCAGGGGATAAGCCAGAGGTGATATTCGAGGTGCTGCTGATCGGAAAGGACGGTGGCGTGAAATTGCGTCGCACAACGCCGGTAGCTTCATCTGAAATCACGAGACTTATCGATACCATGCCCATGCGGCAACGTGAGATGAAGTAG
- a CDS encoding MFS transporter, which produces MKTALAPNTKQRVGGPVAPLVGVMTRYRWTVCALLFAATTINYMDRQVIGILKPYLQKELGWSEIGYGNIVFFFQLAYAAGYAGVGRLIDRIGVRFGLAGAVTFWSFAAVAHGLVRSVAGFSVVRFALGLGEGGNFPAAIKTVGEWFPQKDRALVTGLFNSGSNVGALLTPLLVPWLTLRYGWHSAFYVTGALGFFWVVAWLLVYRPLLDNPRVSDAERDYIRGDKAAFLDGPRETWLQLLRYRATWAYAVGTFLTSSVWWFYLFWVPDFLHRTHGLNISAMGAPLVTIYLITDIGSISGGWLSSSLIRRGVSPLSARKIALLVCALCVVPIFLAPLTSGLWTATLLIALAAAAHQGFSANLYTLVSDTTPPQSVASVVGIGGLAGAIGGMGVAEAAGYTLQATGSYVILFAAAASAYLLALLLMHIILPRMPPSRV; this is translated from the coding sequence ATGAAAACTGCACTCGCTCCAAATACGAAACAACGGGTCGGCGGGCCAGTTGCTCCGTTGGTTGGGGTCATGACGCGCTACCGCTGGACGGTCTGTGCGTTGCTCTTTGCGGCCACGACGATCAACTACATGGATCGTCAGGTCATCGGCATCCTGAAGCCGTATCTTCAGAAGGAATTGGGCTGGAGCGAGATCGGCTACGGCAATATCGTCTTCTTCTTCCAGCTTGCCTATGCAGCCGGCTACGCCGGCGTCGGGCGATTGATCGACAGGATTGGCGTGCGCTTCGGCCTCGCCGGCGCCGTCACGTTCTGGAGTTTCGCCGCCGTCGCACACGGTCTGGTGCGCAGTGTTGCAGGCTTCAGCGTGGTACGGTTCGCTTTAGGCCTGGGGGAGGGCGGGAATTTCCCAGCCGCCATCAAGACCGTCGGGGAATGGTTTCCGCAGAAGGACCGCGCGCTGGTCACCGGTCTGTTCAACTCGGGTAGCAACGTCGGCGCCTTGCTGACACCGCTGCTGGTGCCCTGGTTGACGTTGCGTTATGGCTGGCACTCGGCATTCTACGTCACCGGCGCGCTTGGATTCTTCTGGGTGGTTGCCTGGCTATTGGTCTATCGCCCGCTCCTCGATAATCCGCGGGTGTCGGATGCCGAACGCGATTACATCCGGGGTGACAAAGCAGCTTTCCTGGACGGCCCGCGAGAGACCTGGCTGCAGCTGCTGCGCTACCGTGCCACTTGGGCCTACGCCGTCGGCACCTTCCTGACCAGTTCGGTCTGGTGGTTCTACCTGTTCTGGGTGCCTGATTTCCTGCACCGGACGCACGGGCTGAACATCAGCGCGATGGGCGCACCGCTGGTGACGATCTATCTCATCACCGACATCGGCAGCATCTCGGGCGGCTGGCTTTCGTCGTCGCTGATCCGTCGCGGCGTAAGTCCGTTATCCGCCCGCAAGATCGCGTTGCTGGTCTGCGCGCTCTGCGTCGTTCCGATCTTCCTGGCCCCACTGACCAGCGGCCTATGGACGGCAACGTTGCTGATTGCGCTGGCGGCCGCTGCACATCAGGGCTTCTCGGCAAACCTCTATACCCTGGTATCCGACACGACACCGCCGCAATCCGTCGCCTCCGTGGTGGGCATCGGTGGCTTGGCCGGTGCAATCGGCGGAATGGGTGTGGCCGAAGCTGCAGGCTATACGCTGCAGGCCACCGGCAGCTACGTGATCCTGTTCGCTGCAGCGGCGAGCGCCTATCTCCTCGCGCTTCTGCTCATGCACATAATCCTGCCGCGCATGCCGCCGTCGAGAGTGTAG
- a CDS encoding dipeptide epimerase — MSSLQLDVAIEQLRLAKPFRISGHVFEMADIVVVTLRDGVHSGRGEGGGVYYLGDDLHHMLDAFDTARTRIEQGPSRSALREIMPPGGARNAVDCALWELEAAQAGVPVWQLAGLDAPKPLLTTFTLGADSAEIMAQGARDYADAKAIKIKLTGELDLDIARVAAIRQARPDAWLGVDGNQGFTRGDLDRLVAALHEQRVSLLEQPLARGREADLAGYRAPLPIAGDESIVSLEDVAGASGRFDMINIKLDKSGGLTEALLMAAEARRLGLGVMVGNMIGSSLAMAPAFVLGQLCDVVDLDGPTFLAADRDPAVRYSDGTIWAGPEVWGGGIAIRP, encoded by the coding sequence ATGTCCAGCCTTCAACTCGACGTCGCGATCGAACAGTTGCGCCTCGCCAAGCCGTTCCGTATTTCCGGCCATGTGTTCGAAATGGCCGACATCGTCGTCGTCACGCTTCGGGACGGCGTGCACTCCGGGCGCGGCGAAGGCGGCGGCGTCTATTATCTCGGCGACGACCTGCACCACATGCTTGACGCGTTCGACACGGCAAGGACACGCATCGAACAGGGCCCTTCACGCAGCGCACTCCGCGAAATCATGCCGCCGGGCGGGGCACGCAATGCGGTCGATTGCGCGCTGTGGGAACTGGAGGCGGCACAGGCCGGCGTGCCGGTGTGGCAACTGGCCGGGCTGGACGCGCCGAAGCCGCTGCTGACCACCTTCACGCTCGGCGCCGACAGCGCGGAGATCATGGCGCAGGGCGCACGCGACTATGCGGACGCGAAGGCGATCAAGATCAAGCTTACCGGTGAGCTCGATCTCGACATCGCACGCGTGGCCGCGATCCGGCAGGCGCGGCCCGATGCCTGGCTGGGTGTGGACGGCAACCAGGGCTTCACCCGCGGCGATCTCGACCGGCTGGTCGCGGCACTGCACGAGCAGCGCGTGTCGCTGCTGGAGCAGCCACTGGCGCGCGGCCGGGAGGCGGACCTCGCCGGCTACCGCGCGCCGCTTCCGATCGCCGGCGACGAGAGCATCGTCAGCCTCGAGGATGTCGCCGGCGCGAGCGGGCGCTTCGACATGATCAACATCAAGCTGGACAAGTCCGGTGGCCTCACCGAGGCGCTGCTGATGGCGGCGGAAGCACGCCGGCTGGGCCTCGGGGTCATGGTCGGCAACATGATCGGCAGCAGCCTGGCGATGGCACCGGCCTTCGTGCTCGGCCAGCTCTGCGACGTGGTGGATCTGGACGGTCCGACCTTCCTGGCCGCGGACCGCGACCCCGCGGTCCGCTACAGCGACGGCACCATCTGGGCCGGTCCGGAGGTCTGGGGCGGAGGGATCGCCATTCGCCCATGA
- a CDS encoding type 1 glutamine amidotransferase, which produces MDTPLRLLVAESESAEARAARRATVGRTSGESYIATLRSIAPGAVCDIVRPHEIGAEATPPHALGDYDAVFLSGSPMHVYEDTSETRRQLAFMRAVFASGTPSFGSCAGLQVAVAAAGGTVGKAARHEIGFARRITATATGQGHPLLSGRPASWDALSIHSDRVETLPPGASLLAGNAICPVQAVEIRLDRGIFWGVQYHPELTLAEIAAAMRRQSDDLLQQGVARDEDEVEHQAALLDALDEAPVRRDLKWRLGVNDEITETARRQRELRNFLERLVLPVRASRG; this is translated from the coding sequence ATGGATACCCCGCTCCGTCTGCTGGTGGCAGAAAGCGAGTCCGCCGAGGCACGCGCCGCACGTCGCGCCACCGTGGGGCGCACGTCCGGCGAGAGCTACATTGCCACGCTACGGAGTATCGCGCCCGGGGCCGTCTGCGACATCGTCAGGCCACACGAGATCGGCGCTGAGGCCACTCCACCGCATGCGCTGGGGGACTACGACGCAGTGTTCCTCAGCGGATCCCCGATGCACGTGTACGAGGATACGTCAGAAACGCGACGGCAGCTCGCCTTCATGCGCGCCGTGTTCGCATCCGGCACCCCAAGCTTCGGGTCCTGTGCGGGACTACAGGTCGCGGTCGCTGCAGCCGGGGGCACGGTGGGCAAGGCTGCCCGGCACGAGATCGGCTTCGCGCGGCGCATCACGGCGACGGCGACAGGGCAAGGGCATCCCTTGCTCAGTGGTCGTCCGGCCTCGTGGGATGCGCTCAGCATCCACTCCGATCGGGTCGAGACCCTGCCACCCGGCGCCAGTCTTCTGGCCGGCAATGCGATATGCCCGGTCCAGGCTGTGGAAATCCGCCTCGATCGCGGCATCTTCTGGGGCGTGCAGTATCATCCGGAGCTCACGCTGGCTGAGATCGCCGCCGCCATGCGCCGCCAGTCGGACGATCTTCTGCAGCAGGGCGTGGCACGTGACGAGGACGAGGTGGAACATCAGGCCGCGCTGCTCGATGCGCTGGACGAAGCACCTGTACGCCGCGATCTGAAGTGGCGCCTGGGCGTGAACGACGAGATTACGGAGACAGCCCGGCGGCAGCGTGAGCTCCGTAACTTCCTCGAGCGGCTGGTTCTGCCGGTCCGGGCGTCTCGTGGCTGA
- a CDS encoding peptide MFS transporter, with the protein MTEQRSWFGQPRGLTILFLTNMWEQFSYYGMRALLVYYMTKHLMLGQGTSSFVYGAYTACAYFTPLFGGVIADRFLGKRRAIIVGASIMAAGHFMMTFDALFYVALVTIALGNGLFLPSLPSQIDQLYEPGDPRRAWAYNVYYVGVNVGGFLAPVLCGTIGELYGWHYGFGVAGFGMLAGLLIYVSGRRYLPPEPERSPPVVRSLTGGGLEYRTVLVLLAVAVSATVFRSAYEQVGNTVALWTDTGVDRSAGHFLIPMTWFQSLNSLFVIVFTQPLLAIWRRQASAGHEQRLARRMALGALIVAGAYLLLTALTWQDGGARADWIWLVAFFAIFTLGELFILPTGLAVFARLAPPAFAATTVACWFLTIFSGSLSAGLVGILWSRIDHTTFFLLLTVLAALAALMLRLLDSPMQRAQRAERQPDRLEAELS; encoded by the coding sequence ATGACGGAACAGCGCTCCTGGTTCGGGCAGCCGCGCGGCCTGACGATCCTGTTCCTCACCAACATGTGGGAGCAGTTCTCGTACTACGGCATGCGTGCGCTGCTGGTTTATTACATGACCAAGCACCTGATGCTGGGCCAGGGCACGTCGTCCTTCGTATATGGCGCCTACACCGCGTGTGCCTATTTCACCCCCCTATTCGGCGGCGTGATCGCCGACCGGTTCCTCGGCAAGCGACGCGCGATTATCGTCGGTGCCAGCATCATGGCCGCCGGCCACTTCATGATGACGTTCGACGCGCTGTTCTATGTGGCACTGGTGACCATCGCGCTCGGCAACGGCCTGTTCCTGCCCAGCCTGCCCAGCCAGATCGACCAGCTCTACGAACCGGGTGATCCGCGTCGCGCATGGGCGTACAACGTCTATTATGTCGGCGTGAACGTGGGCGGCTTCCTGGCGCCGGTCCTGTGCGGCACGATCGGCGAACTGTATGGCTGGCACTACGGTTTCGGCGTCGCCGGCTTCGGCATGCTGGCCGGGTTGCTGATCTACGTGTCCGGCCGGCGCTATCTGCCGCCCGAGCCGGAACGGTCGCCCCCGGTCGTGCGCAGCCTCACAGGCGGCGGGCTCGAGTATCGTACGGTGCTGGTGCTGCTGGCGGTGGCAGTGTCGGCGACGGTGTTCCGCAGCGCCTACGAGCAGGTCGGCAACACGGTAGCGCTCTGGACCGATACCGGTGTCGATCGCAGCGCCGGCCACTTCCTCATTCCGATGACCTGGTTCCAGTCGCTCAACTCGCTGTTCGTCATCGTCTTCACCCAGCCGCTGCTGGCAATCTGGCGGCGGCAGGCCAGCGCCGGACACGAGCAGCGCCTGGCACGCAGGATGGCCCTGGGCGCCCTGATCGTGGCCGGGGCCTATCTGCTGCTCACGGCCCTCACCTGGCAGGACGGCGGAGCGCGTGCGGACTGGATATGGCTGGTCGCCTTCTTCGCGATCTTCACCCTCGGCGAGTTGTTCATCCTGCCTACCGGCCTCGCCGTGTTCGCGAGACTGGCGCCCCCGGCCTTCGCCGCGACCACAGTCGCCTGCTGGTTTCTCACCATCTTCAGCGGCAGCCTGTCCGCCGGCCTGGTCGGCATCCTGTGGAGCCGGATCGACCACACGACCTTCTTCCTGTTGCTGACCGTGCTTGCCGCACTGGCCGCACTGATGCTGCGCCTTCTCGACTCTCCCATGCAGCGGGCACAACGGGCGGAACGGCAACCCGATCGCCTGGAGGCCGAACTGTCGTGA